The DNA region TTCAATCAATGCAACCCTTTTGTCTGAATCAGTTTATGCTAATCAAGATGCATGGTTCAGTGGTGATTCATTAACGGATGCCATTGTTAATGACATAAGTTATACCGATAATTCGAATGGAGGTAATGAATTAAATGTTGTTTCTGCAGGCTTAAATGGTGAATTATTTGACGTAAGTGCAGGTGCTGTAGCTTTTGCAATTGGTGCAGAATACCGTTATGAAAGTGGTTATTATAATCCAGATGAAATAACTATTGCTGGTGACAGTACGGCAGCACAACAAGATGCAACGAGCGGCAATTACGATGTATTTTCCGTGTTTGAAGAGGTTAGTGTACCTTTCACTGAAAAATTAACCGGAGAATTTGCTCTTCGTTATGATGATTACTCCACATTTGGTAAAGCGTCTACTTGGAAAGTGGGTTTAACATATGAAGCAACTGATGATTTAATGCTTCGTGCAGTTGCTGCAACAGGTTTCCGCGCGCCTAGCATTAGTGAGTTATTCGGTGGGGACTCAGGTTCTTACGATTATTTAACAGATCCTTGGGGTAATGAACAAGATCCTCAAATTCTAGTGCGTTATACCTCTGATGAAGACTTAGAAGCTGAAGAGTCAGACTCTTACACTGCAGGTTTAGTTTATTCGCCAAGTTATGTTGATGGTTTATCGTTAACACTTGATTACTGGCGTTTTAAAGTGAAAAATGCAATCACTTATTTAGACGTTCAAGCCGGACTTGATGCATGCTATGCCGATGCTTCTGACTCTGCTTGTGAAACCTTTAACATTGGTTCAAATGGTGATTTATCTGACTTAACAAGCACTTTAACGAACGTAGGTAGTCAAGATACTAGCGGTATAGACTTTAACTTAGCCTATCACTTTGCTGCTTTATCACTGGACTGGAAAATTAACAATGATACCACTTACCTATTAAACTTCGAGCAAGAAGGTATCGATTATACCAATATGATTGATGGTAACTTTGGTGCTTACGCTGAAGTTCGTAATAACTTTAATATCCAAGCCGGTCAAGACAGTTGGAATATTATCTACTCAAACCGTTATATTGGTCAAATGGAAGACTTGAGTACTGGTGATGACGTTGACGCCATTCTTTATCATAACTTAGCTGGTACTTATTATGTTACTGATATGATTACCTTAAGTGCTGGTGTTAAAAATATCACTGACGAAGAGCCATCAAGTGTATCTAATGGTAGTGACGGTGGTACTGTACCAGAAGTGTATGACACTATTGGTCGCCAGTATTACGGTGGCGTAACCGTTAAGTTCTAAACTAAAGTGCAGTTGTATCTTAACAAATAAGGCAGTGTGATTAATTTGCGCAGTCTATTGCAGTAAATTTCTATCTGGCTGCTAACACAAATAGTCCTTATTCGTACAATTTTTTGATGTTTCATGATAGGCCACAACAATTGTTGTGGCCTATTTCTATGTCAGAAGATTATGACCGTTGTACATTACTGCTGGATCTCGTTATTACCACATATTGTTATTTATGGTAAACACATCCCTTTGGAATAGGTTCAAAGGGTTTACAAACCGGTTTAGAGCCTCCATACGCAAGATCGTTTTTTGCAGAGCAACTAAGGACTATAGCTTATTTTTGCTATTGAATTGTTGGAAGTTACTTTACCTTATATTTTACCTGATGCTAAATCTACATCCTTTAAGCGTTAATGATCTTTTAAAAAGTTTTACATCACAGTGTTAAGTTTAACAGCTAAGATGCTTATTCGAACATACTGCCGCGTAGTAGAAAAACAACATCATTTTTATGAGGTAATTGGGCTAGAAATGTTGAGTGTTGATTATATTTTATTAAAATACTCATTTACATTAGATCTCTAAATCAATAGAGACATAGTCCAGCCCCTCTGTTTGCTAAGATCTGCACATACCCAATGAAAAGATATTTACTGTAATAGTGTACTTTATCGATACTTTTGTCTTTGGTGCCATTGTTCCTTCTGCTTTATAAATGCTTATTCCTATGTTTATCATTGATTAATTTATACCCTGATTATCATCAATACAGAACTTCACACATTGTGGCTCCAGTTATCATGAAACAGGAATGATTATTACTTGATTCTGTTCTACAAAAAAGGGAATGCATAAGATATAGTTTGATAATTTATCTTTATATTCACAATGGTTAGTGAAATCTATTGTGGGGTGAGGGGGCATTGGTGAGATTCATTGGTCACTATCATAAGCTACATTTCATTAACATTGCTGCTGTAATGAGTGTTGTTAAGAATTTATGAAATATGACGCAGATCTCAGTCTGAATAAGGCTAAATTTAAATGAAATAGAGCTGTATTAGTCGTTGTTTATGCACAAACATTGTGTTGAGAAAGTGAAATTACTACTTCATTACTGAATATATATTGCTTTATTAATCTTATTTAGATAATTATTGAATAAATAATCAGTAATTTCGAAATGTGATTGTGGTTGTTTTTGCGACAATCAGATTTTTTTTTAAAATATTAAAATTTTATTAATGTTTTTATTTATAGGTTGTTGTTTTTATATTGCTTTACTTACGTTAACTTAAATCCTTGTATGTGATTTTTTTGTGTGTTTTTTGTTTTTATTTGGTGTATTATTCGTTTGTTTTAACATTTTGTTGAGTCTATTTATTCTTGCTTTCTTCGCCATTAATTGTAAGCCTTTGATTTATGGTGGTTATTTGCAAGTCAAATTAATTTTGCAACTAAGCTTTGTGTTATATGTTGTTTACATGTTGCCTATATTGACTAAATGTTTTTTATTCATTAATAATGGTGCTCGATAATTGGTTTCACCAATTATCCATATAAAAATTATAATTACTTGTATGTGTTTTATATAAGTCATAGGGAGATTATCCATGAGTTCAGTAACATTAACCGCTAAGGCTATTCGTCGTAGTCTATTAGCTGTAGCAACAACAAGTGTCGTGACAACCGGCTTATTCGCTTCAGCTGCTGTTTCAGCAGAAGAACAAGTTCAGAAAGTTGAAAGAATAGAAGTAACAGGTTCACGTATTAAGCGTGCAGATATGGAAACCGCTAGCCCTGTAAGTGTAATTGATGCTTCAGCAATTCTTTCTTCTGGCGCAACGTCTATCGATGATATTTTACAGCAAATGACCTCTACTGGCGGCGCGATGACTAACGCAGCCGTAAACAATGGTTCTGGTGGTGATACATCTATCAACCTTCGTGGTTTAGGTAGTAACCGTACACTAGTATTAGTCAACGGTCGCCGTATGATTGCATCTGGTACAGGTGCTGCATCAACAGTAGATTTGAATACAATTCCTGTATCAATGATCCAACGTGTTGAAATATTAAAAGACGGTGCTTCTGCTGTTTATGGTACAGATGCTATAGCTGGTGTGGTTAACATTATTCTAAAACGTGATTTTGACGGTTTAGAAATGAATGTTCAAACGGGTATGAGTGGACAAGGTGACGCAGACGAAACAAGTCTTGATTTCACTATGGGTAACACGTTCGACAAAGGTAACGTTGTTATTAATGCCCAGTACACGAATCGTGGTGATGCAAGCCAAGCAGACCGTGATTTTTCTGACTGTCCTATATCTGAAACAGGTGACGCTGGCAGCATAGAATTATATTGTGGTGGTAGTTCATACAGTGAAGGTGGACATATTTGGGGTGAAACCGCTGAACTAAGTGGTCTCGGTGGTGAATATCACGAGTATACTAATGAAGATAAATATAACTATTCCAAAGACAGTTATTTATCTACACCAATGGAACGTATTAACTTAAGTCTTGCTGGTTCATATGAGTTGTCAGACAGCATGACATTCTTCTCTGAAGCAATGTACTCAAAGCGTTGGTCATCACAACAAATGGCACCGCAACCTATTTGGAATAGTTCAACTTGGACATATGAACCAGAATCAGCTGGTGGATTTATGACTGATGATTTACTTCCTTGGATTGCAGCTGGTGAGGAAGTGAGTTATGGCCGTCGTATGGTTGAGTCTGGTACACGTAACTTTAGTCAAGTAGTTGATACTGTTCGTATTGTAATTGGTTTAGAAGGTGAGTTCGACAACGGTTGGACTTGGGATGCTTCATATAACAAAGGTAAAAACGATTCTGTTGATACCCTTGCAAATCTTCACAACTTAGGTTCAATTGATGATGCAGTATTAGAGGGCACTTTTGATCCATTCCTACAGTCTTCTTGGGAAGGTGATAGCATTGCTCCTTACATCTACACTGAAGTTAATAGTGGTGGTAGTGAACTAGACATCTTTGCTGCAACACTTTCTGGTGATATTGCTGATTTACCGGCTGGTGTATTAGGTTTTGCTGCGGGTGTTGAGCACCGTGAAGAGTCTGCTCATTACACTCCTGATTCATTGACAGCACAAGGTCTTGCTAATGACCCACGTGTTGAAGCTACGGCTGGTAGTTTTCAAGTTGATGAAGTATATGCAGAATTAGCTATTCCATTATTAAGTGATTTACCATTTGCACAACAAGTTGATTTGAGCGCTGCAATGCGTTATTTCGATTACAATACATTTGGTGATGATACAACATGGAAATTGGGCTTAACATGGCGCATGACTGATGACTTAATGTTCCGTGGTGGTCGTTCTACTGCATTCCGAGCGCCAACAGTTAATGAATTATTCGGTGGTGCTTCTCCATCGTTCGATCAAATTGTTCATCCTGCAAGCGATCAAACTCAAGCTGAAGTGACTGTTGGTGGTAATGAATTGTTAACACCTGAAGAAGCTGATATTACAACACTTGGATTGGTTTACTCTCCTAGTTTTGTAGAGGGTTTATCGTTAACACTTGATTACTATAAAATTGATATTTCTAACACTATTACCGCGGTTGATTCTAATTATGTGGCTAATCAATGTTTAGATGCAAACGGTGCTAAAATCAACACTGATACTGCATTGTGTCAAGCCTCAAATATTGAAATTGATGCTACTGGACGTATCAGTTTTGATAACGGTTTACAAAATATTGGTGAAACTAATACAGCTGGTTATGATATCAACATAGCGTATGTATTTGATGCTGCAGGACTTAGCTGGAAAGCAAACTTAGATACTTCAATTTTAGATAAGTATGAAGAGTTTGATCAAGACGGCAATGTAACTGATTATCGTGGCTATGTAACGGGTAATGTTGGTGCCTATGCTAAAATCAAAACAAACCTTGACCTAACAGCCAGTGGTGATGATTGGAGTGCTACCTACGAAATTCGTTATATTGATGGCATGGATTCATTAGCTTGTAAGGATGATCCTTCAGAGTGCTATGCTCCTTCAGTAGATAGTATCGTGTATCATGACCTTTCAGGTTCTTATGATTTAACCGAAACTGTTCGTCTATCTGGTGGTGTTAACAATATCTTTGATAAAGAACCTCCTTACTACACTGGTAACTTAGATTCAAATACCGATCCTTATACTTATGATGTATTAGGTCGTTACTTCTTCGTTCGTGCAAGTGTGAAGTTCTAATCTAACATTTGTTGTTAATAAAAAAGCCGGCTAATTAATTAGCCGGCTTTTTTTATCGATGTGTCCCGTCCTGAGATAAGTTGACACATTGGAGACTTATCTATGAAACCTTCAGTATCAATCAATATAAAACGTACTCAACGAGATTACACATTAGGCTTTAAATTAGCGGTTGTTAGTCAAGTAGAAAAAGGCGAGCTAACGTATAAGCAAGCTCAAGACCACTATGGAATTCAAGGGAGAAGTACCGTCCTAACATGGTTACGTGTCCCGTACTGAGATAAGTTGACACATTGGAGACTTATCTCAGGACTAGACAATTAAATGAATTTACTTCTGAGTAATAAAAATTGAATAAAATATGAGTTGAATAAATTAGCAGTTGGGTGAGTAGTATTATGATGAAATCTCGCTAGTGATTTAAACGTAACTCATGTCTATGTTCACTAAGGAATTTTTGTTCACATTGAGCACAACGTTGCTCGGTGGGATCGGCGATTAAGCGTGACGGTTCTATGTCCATCTCACAATCGGAACAAATGCCATAGAGACCGAGTTCAAGTTGACAATAAGCCGCTTCGAGCCGCATTAGCTTAGAGAAAGTATCGGTATTGGATAGTTTGATTTGTGACAAGTAGTCAATAACGTTCCCAAGAGGCGTTTTCATAGAGATATGAGCAACATCAGTGGCTTGTAATGGCTTCTTGATAAGTTGCATTAATTCACATCTCAAAATACGTTCGAGTTGTTCAAGTTCATGCAATGTGTCTTGAGTATTGTGCAACTGAGATAACCTTCAACTGTCTAAACCAATGTATAAATTCTATTCTAGGCACAAAAAAGTCAGACGTTATGATGAAGATCAATTCTCAATAAGATTTCTGCGATAAAAAGATAAATAATAATTTATGGTTTATTCAACCCTGACAAGGTTAACCATGTTAATTTCATTTTAGTTAGACCTTATTTCAGCTAAAAGTTTAGTTTAGCATTGTGTTCTAACCATCCTGACACAGGGGGAGATTGAGTATTTCTAAGCTAAAAAAACACAATGAAACTGTTGCTGTGTATGGCTAGCATTAATCACAGCGCAGCAAAAAGTTGATGGTTTATTTTATATCAGCCTTAATCGGATTCTAAGGCTGTTACGTTAACAGAATGTTAGCCTTCGTTTATTGTTCGGTGGGCGTGCTGTATTACTTTAACTATCTCTTCAGTGGTTTTAAATACTCTTAACTCTCTAAATAATGTATCTGCTTCTGGATATTGGCGGTTCAAGTAACTAAACCACTGTTTAATCCGTGAGGGGTAATAGTCAGACTTACGTCCATTCAGTTCTTTGTCGGTGTAGTCGATTAGTAAGCTTAGGGTTTGTTGCCAACTGAATGGGGTTGCTCCTGTTTTAATGGTATCCCCTAAATTAGGTAGCGATATGGCGCCGCGACCAATCATCACACTGTCACAACCGGTAATATCGATACAACGCTGTGCATCAGCCACATTCCAGATCTCTCCATTAGCAATAACAGGGATCGGTAATCGTTGTCTCACTTCAGTAATGTACTCCCAATAAGCCGGTGGTTTGTAACCGTCGGTTTTACTGCGCGCATGGATCGCAAGTTCA from Shewanella polaris includes:
- a CDS encoding TonB-dependent receptor plug domain-containing protein, with translation MISVTLTAKAVRRSLLVVAATSVVTTGLFSSLAFAADDEKVERIEVTGSRIQRQDMETASPVTIISAEAIRAEGFTSVDQLLQAQTSMAGAALGSSSNNGSDGVAQVDLRGMGSQRTLVLLNGRRMVNSGSGADSSVDLNSIPVAMISRVEILKDGASAVYGSDAIAGVVNIITKKDFDGFQLDLNGSTSSENDGETGEISGLYGFNTDGGNYTFGAAYSKRESVIQSDRSWTEPGYSSFIPTGSLDGMVQNDAGEWVDRTTGYDYTTSSYYQTPNERYSLFANMVQELDNNLVLTADALYTKRKSNQQLAPQPASVMLDVCDTDTDSSCVTLTDAMTDGGIAADDTGRVEYRRRITDAGPRIYSQDTDTYRISAGLAGELDINTGMNWDINYTYGKNKADSSIDNSINATLLSESVYANQDAWFSGDSLTDAIVNDISYTDNSNGGNELNVVSAGLNGELFDVSAGAVAFAIGAEYRYESGYYNPDEITIAGDSTAAQQDATSGNYDVFSVFEEVSVPFTEKLTGEFALRYDDYSTFGKASTWKVGLTYEATDDLMLRAVAATGFRAPSISELFGGDSGSYDYLTDPWGNEQDPQILVRYTSDEDLEAEESDSYTAGLVYSPSYVDGLSLTLDYWRFKVKNAITYLDVQAGLDACYADASDSACETFNIGSNGDLSDLTSTLTNVGSQDTSGIDFNLAYHFAALSLDWKINNDTTYLLNFEQEGIDYTNMIDGNFGAYAEVRNNFNIQAGQDSWNIIYSNRYIGQMEDLSTGDDVDAILYHNLAGTYYVTDMITLSAGVKNITDEEPSSVSNGSDGGTVPEVYDTIGRQYYGGVTVKF
- a CDS encoding TraR/DksA C4-type zinc finger protein; translation: MHNTQDTLHELEQLERILRCELMQLIKKPLQATDVAHISMKTPLGNVIDYLSQIKLSNTDTFSKLMRLEAAYCQLELGLYGICSDCEMDIEPSRLIADPTEQRCAQCEQKFLSEHRHELRLNH
- a CDS encoding TonB-dependent receptor — encoded protein: MSSVTLTAKAIRRSLLAVATTSVVTTGLFASAAVSAEEQVQKVERIEVTGSRIKRADMETASPVSVIDASAILSSGATSIDDILQQMTSTGGAMTNAAVNNGSGGDTSINLRGLGSNRTLVLVNGRRMIASGTGAASTVDLNTIPVSMIQRVEILKDGASAVYGTDAIAGVVNIILKRDFDGLEMNVQTGMSGQGDADETSLDFTMGNTFDKGNVVINAQYTNRGDASQADRDFSDCPISETGDAGSIELYCGGSSYSEGGHIWGETAELSGLGGEYHEYTNEDKYNYSKDSYLSTPMERINLSLAGSYELSDSMTFFSEAMYSKRWSSQQMAPQPIWNSSTWTYEPESAGGFMTDDLLPWIAAGEEVSYGRRMVESGTRNFSQVVDTVRIVIGLEGEFDNGWTWDASYNKGKNDSVDTLANLHNLGSIDDAVLEGTFDPFLQSSWEGDSIAPYIYTEVNSGGSELDIFAATLSGDIADLPAGVLGFAAGVEHREESAHYTPDSLTAQGLANDPRVEATAGSFQVDEVYAELAIPLLSDLPFAQQVDLSAAMRYFDYNTFGDDTTWKLGLTWRMTDDLMFRGGRSTAFRAPTVNELFGGASPSFDQIVHPASDQTQAEVTVGGNELLTPEEADITTLGLVYSPSFVEGLSLTLDYYKIDISNTITAVDSNYVANQCLDANGAKINTDTALCQASNIEIDATGRISFDNGLQNIGETNTAGYDINIAYVFDAAGLSWKANLDTSILDKYEEFDQDGNVTDYRGYVTGNVGAYAKIKTNLDLTASGDDWSATYEIRYIDGMDSLACKDDPSECYAPSVDSIVYHDLSGSYDLTETVRLSGGVNNIFDKEPPYYTGNLDSNTDPYTYDVLGRYFFVRASVKF